A segment of the Kazachstania africana CBS 2517 chromosome 2, complete genome genome:
CGTAGCTTCCatttgttttgattttaaacCTTGGTACTTGTTGTACTCTTCAGCTGAAATTTGCCTTTCAACAGCTTCGTCATAAGTGAAAAGCTCATGCGTTTCATACCATTGTGCTTCAGCTTCGCTAACTCCTTTATAATCAATAGATTTAGATTTCATCTCTGTTAAGGAATCAACCCATGCAGTGACATTGGACCCAATTGTCCCCTTAATATATTGATGATCTCTTGGGTCAGAACTACTGCCGATTAGCCTACTGTTGCATGCATCTGTTCTTGCTATGATTAAATTTTCTGTTCCCATTATATCCCATTGCAGCCTAGTGGCTATCAACCTTGTCACATGCGTACTCACCGGTGCCAGTACTATTCCTCCTAAATGACCGCAACGTTTACCTCCCATTAATTGATCTTCAATATGAACTGCGGCTGCTCCTTTCTCAGCGAAAAGTTTCGCCAATTTCATTACAGCAGTAGGACCACCATGTCCCATATCAGCATCAGCAATGATAGGTTTCATATAATTATACAAAGGAGAACCGGAATTAACAGCGTCCAAAAACGACTTCCGATCGTGCAATTTTTGGGCCTTAAACATTCTTTCCACTTGATTTGGAACAGTATCATATGGGTAGTCACCAAAGTCGGGTGCGACTTCATTTGTGGAACTAACATTTGTGGATGAACATGCCCATCCAGAAACGTATGCAACGGGAATTCCTTCACATTTGGCTAATTGTGTCATCTGAACAGGATCAATGATACCAAGTGTGTGTACAGGCTGACGTGCAAGAAACTTGttttccaataaattaTACAACTTCTTTGCCTGAAATGACGAAGGATATTTAGTATCTTCTAATCCCAAACTTCCTCGATGTTTAACAACGTCCAGTGCAGAATACGATCTCttgattctttgaaatctaTCCTGCTTCCACCACTCCTCCACCTCCTTGACTTGGCTTTTCACAAATTCATTTAGACTATTTACATTTCTAGTACCCATATGTTGCTGACGTGCGATTACTTTGATAGATGtctttggaaaattcaTTTGGAATTAATATTACTGCTGATCAATCCGATCCTCTTTGGTAAATATACAATTCGttatatcaaaattcaaatttcttagcaaatatatatttatattgatcaaatattataCCAATACTAGGTTCACCGATTTCGCTATTCTATTGACAAATTCCGGAATTGCCCAGATGTTTTTAGCTAATCGCGTCGGCGGCAAACCACAGGCATATCGCGAGTAAAAAAGGCAAAAAAAGGGCTTAAACGtaaataataatgtcaTCGCTATTCCTGATAAGAAATGACTCCGTTTCATCACCGATATTATCTTGGAAAAATCTGACGGAGATTAAATCTTTGGAAGCTAAGTCCAATAATGTGAAAAATGCGCTGGCTGCTATACTTTTGGAGACAGTCGCTTCAGCATCTGTTATTGTACTTGGGACAACGTCTTCAAAGAGGagtttctttttgaatGGCGGAGAGGAATACGTTGcttttccaataaaatatgacttttctttgagataatcataaaattttctggtTGGATTATCCAAAATTGGTTGGAGgctgttattatttttctcatGAACCGAAATAGTCTGGATTAAGCTACCGCTATCACTTttctctttattttcaagcGCTGTCCTCCGTTTGGTGCTAGCTTCTAATATATCAATTGTATCCTCCTCTTTTCGTTTCCTCCATGTCGAGCTTCTGCTGGTAGACCTTCCTAAACTTGAAGGAGGAAGATTGAAGTttaaattcaagaaatccTGAGAACTTTCCTCCAGCTGTTCCTTGTTACTATGTTCACTAAAGACTTCATGCCTTCCTGCTTCATGTAAATAGGTTTGTTCCTCTAAATCCTCGTTTATCTGACCTAAATTAAGAATCATATCATTGGATTCCCTCacatcaatttcataaaGTGATCTATTAGATTCAGAATCTAAAAAGGATCCACTGTTATAACCTATTTTACTTTGTTTTCTACCTTGTTCTTCACTTCTGGTGCTATTCATTCTTGACATGGTGAATGTATCCGGTAATTGAGTTTTGGTCTGTACAAACTCCTCAGAAACGCCGAATGGAAGggataaaatttcatgagGTACATCATGCAAAAGGCTCCTCCAAGTTTCAAACAGAAGTTCAGGCTGGTAATCGAACGCATTTGTATTATATCTGGCAGAAGTTCCATTCTTTTCAGCTCTTACTTTTTGGTTGAGAACAGACATGAAATCCAAGTAGTGCTCATGATTCCTTTTGAGCACATCTGTTGATAAACTTATTTTGCCGTCAAATTTGATCAACTTGGGCGGGATATGAAGCAAATGACCATTTCTCTTGgcttttttattatattctttATCTAAAGGGCTGCCGgctctttttttaaagcTGATATGAGCATCCTGCTTTCTGGCATCATTAGAACCTGGAAGTCCCAGGGCAAAGTTGACAGATTCAGAACGATTTATCACATCTTCACTCATATTAAGTGATATATCTTTCTCTTGgtaatcaaaatcaaggtCATTACTACCTGTATGAGAACTTGTATGTGTTCGCATTATTGTACCTTGGTGGCTGATGATATCTTCTAATTCGAGATTGAAATCCATATCAATAGGAAGTTCGTCCAGCGTTGAAGGCCGATTAAAATGTGTTTCAAAACTTGTGGTATTTGTAGCATACTCGTATTTATTCGAATTACTAACTTCGTTTATGTAATCCTGTCTCTTGATTGCCTCAGATTCTGGTTCTACATGGAGTGCTTGCAAGTTCTCATCAAGATATTCCTCAAAATTTCCTATATAAGAAATGTCGAAGTTAGGATCATCATTTagaaagatatttttaGTAACAACTTGCGGCCCTTGAGATTTCTGTTTAGCAGATTGAGTGGTAGTGCTTTTCCCATTCCCTATTATTGTATAATGGATATTACGCTGCACTAAACTGAGTAGATTTGTAAGATCACTCAAAACATATTCAGCCTTCCTATTATAGCATACAGCCACGCCATATAACAAATTTGACACATGACGCAAAGGAAGATTCGACTCATTTGATTCTATCAGTTGACACGTTTCAGGAATACAAATATCTAGGatatctttcttcttcacaTTTTTGGTTTCGATAGCCACTGACGATGTCCCCCTTCTGGAAGTACCGCTACCTAGCGAAGCCAATAGCCAGACAATTGTAACATTACTCGATAGCGAGTCGTGGTTATTTAATAGTGAAGCTTGAGGTAACGAAACCATCTGTACAACTCTTGTAAACTAGATATTTCCAATTGTTCTCTACcccaaattttcaagatacGTTGGACCCTCTTTTGAGTTTTCCacttatataaaaatgtaGCTATGTGAGAGCGACAATTAGCCGCTcagaaaataatagtacTAATACCATATgcaaaaagaatatatatatgtatatgtaGTCAGAAGAGTAAGTTTTAATGAACTCATGGAAACAACAAATTGTTTAATAAAAGAATAGCGTAGCGAGCCTATATGTTGGCTGCAGAGATGATGTGTATACTGGTTTAGAGCTAACAGGTAGTTAATAACTAAAATGTTTATGCAAAGTATCTCATCACgtgtatatataataaaattctattatcaaaataattaattttcaaatagaaGTTTGTACACGCGCTCCGAACTAATAATATGTGACCtttatatttcaatgttacccgaaaaaaatggaaagcttttttttcttatttctaCGAGAATGTTTTTTTTATGACGACTTGTTAATCTGACTGAGCGTTTGCACACTCAGCTTGTCTAAAAGGGACGATTGAGTATGCTATCGTGCACTCCCTTCTTATGTGATGGAAAACGACGTAAACATAAAAACTGGCACCTGACAACTGACAACTGCTTAATAAACCAAATAAGTAGAAGTTGTCCCTTGTACTTCTTATCGACAATATGCTACGATGATGTTTCCATAATGTCCCTTGTACTACCGCGATCTTTCTACGAGGTTTCACAGCACATGTACCAGTTTCTCAAACACTTTGACCCACGGGTTTTTTAGAAACTTCGTTACCCACGGTTTTTTCTCAATGCTTTTAGTCTCGGTATTGAGAGAACGATGTGGGAGCGgaaggaaaaaagaaagaatcaTAAAACTCCAACTAAAAAGCATttataaatcaaataaaataagAGAGGCTATTATCCATCAATCCCCTCATATAACCTAGTTATTGCCAAATAGAAGCAGAATGGTGTTAAGAAATGGCATAAAGTATGCCTGTGAACGGTGCATTAGAGGCCATAGAGTTACCACGTGTAATCACAGTGACCAGcctttgatgatgataaagCCCAAAGGAAGACCATCTACAACATGTGCTTACTGTAAGGAactaagaaaaaataagtCTGCCAAGCTGCAAGGAACGTGTACTTGTGGCAGACAGGAGAAAAGACGATTGGCGCAGAAGGCAAAAGAAGATGCCAGAGCTAAAGCGAAGGAATTAGAAAGAAGTAACTGTAAATGCAGTGCAGATACTACCTGCACACATCATGGTAGTAAACCACAAAACAAGAAGCTTCGAGgcaaatttttggaaagagCAACTTCATCTACCTCATTGGATAGTGCTTTTTTATCCTCACATAGTATTTATTCAGattcatctaatttttcaagtacTTTCCTAGATAGCGATATCAATCCTGGAAGGATTTCTAAAGATTACCATCATGTGGCATCACTAGCTTCGATTTCATCGCTGCAATCATCTCAATCTTTGGACCAAAGCCTATCCTCTCCCCACAGTCCTCCGTCGCATCCACagttcaattttttatcagATTTCGATAGCCTGACCCAGTCAACCTCTCAAGTTAACCTTTTAGAAAATGTAGATTTCACCCCCAACTCGACTAACAAACTGAAAGAACATATTTCAAGCGGTAGATCGAACGTGGGGGAGGTTTTAGTTCCATTGGAGGAATATATTCCGCCTGATATTGATGGTATAGGAAATGTAAATGACAAGACAAATATGCTTAACGGATTTTCCCCAAATGACAACTCGATTAAAGACAATCAAAATGAAACGCCTCCAAATAGAACTGGCTTGGATAGTGCAACTATCCAGACAAATCCAAGAGAAGCTGGGCAAATAAGAATGCATCCATCACATGGACTTTTTGATATGTTTTCAGATgtatcatcaatttcaacatTATCAAGAGCCAATTTATTACTACAGAAACATAATGTAAAAAATGTAGAACCGGAAGAGGGAATTTCTAGAGATATTCGGCACAGTACTGACTTTAATGGTGTGAGATCAAACTTTGCAGGACAGATGCAGTCGTATAAAGAGAATTCAACTAATAATGTTGGAGAAGCACAAAGTACGCAAAGTGTGGAAGTTTTATCCATCACACCAAGTTTTATGGATATTCCTAGTTGCGAGCATATCGGTGGTCGGAACTATTCCGCTCAGTGCAATTCTGTCGCTGCTAAGGTTAGGTCATCCAGTATAGATAAGAACCACAAGTACCCTAAAAATATCAACGATGCCAACATATCTTCAATgattaaagaagaaaacaacGAGTTCGGCGGTTTTGAAGCAAATGtagaaacagaaaataacAGCCGACGTATAGTATCTTCATCAGACTTGCAGATAACCCCTGGAGAAATTACAGGCCCAATTGTtgtaaaagaagaaattccTGAAAATTCAACTGTTGACACGGCCCAAAGTTGGGTATTAAATAGTCCTCTCTTAAGTGAGCAAGGGTTTGCAGATTTGGACAACTTTATGTCCACTCTGTAATGGAAGCTACAGCCACTTTTGTTTAGTTGCCTTACACGGTTTAAGATATAATTCTATATAATACCTGTAGGAAGCCTTTAATGATGATTATGCATGTAAATGTTTCAAGAAGTCTAAACTATCCTATCTTAATATTAGTTTCGTTATTTTTATGGCAACCTATATAACTAAAATGTCTGGAGTGCATAAATCTATACTCTATATCAACACAATAACTAAACCGAAGAATAATACAGTGCCTCTTGTTCACGCTTCCTCCTCTCCCAAATCTTTCTACATTCATCTGCAATGAATACGGTACTACTTAACAATACCAAGAAAACCAGATCACCCACACTTAAGCTTTcagttttgaaaatttgttgGAAAAAAGGAACGTAAATAGCACACATTTGTCCCAATAGAGAAAATCCAACAGCGACATTAAACATCTTATTTGCGAAGATAccgatttcaaaaattgattttgtaGCATGTCTACATGCCAATGCGTTAAACatatcaaagaaaacaaagCAAGTAAAAGTCATGGTTGTATCACGTGCTGTAACCTTTCCATCTTCGGCCATTTCCTTGACAAAAACATAAACAGTACCAAATATGATACAAATAGCAGCGGTGACCAGACGGGTCAACACTCTCTGtgtcaaaattttttcagaaCGTTTCCTTGGTGGCTTTTTCATAACTTCGTGATCCACAGGTTCAACTCCTAAAGATTGTGCGGGCGGACCATCcattaaaatattgatcCATAATATCTGCATAGCATTCAAAGGATTTGGTAATTTCAGTGCTGTGGATAAAGCGATTAAGGATAAAGCTGCAATTGAAGTCGATAATTGAAAGGTCAAAAAGTTTTGaatgttattgaaaataccTTTACCTTCTTCAATAGCTGTTAAGATAGTACtgaaatcatcatctgTTAAAATCATATCGGAAGCTTCCTTTGCAACGTCTGTCCCCATTTTACCCATTGAAACACCAATATCGGCTAATTTTAACGCAGGTGCATCATTAACACCATCACCTGTCATTGCAACAACATCACCACGTTTTCTCAAGGCACGGACAATATTCAGCTTGTGTTCTGGTGTAGCACGGGCAAAAATATTGACATGATCTATTATATTTGCTAATTGATCATCGGACATTTCATTTAACTTATCACCGGATAACACGGAAAGGTTTGGATCGATAACAGGAATACCAATTTGTCTTGCAATATTGACAGCTGTATTTTCGGAATCTCCTGTAATCATAATGATATGTACACCACCTTGGAGTAATTGTTCAATTGCGGATTTCACGGATGGTCTTGGAGGGTCGTTCATACCAACCAATCCAGTGAATATCAAATCTTGAATGCTTTCCTCGGTGAGTTTTTCAACATCAGCTTCTGCTACGATGATCTTAGCGAAGGCTAATACACGTAAACCTTCAGAAGCCAAGGAATTTGCACATTCGTTAATGATGTCTTTCTTACCTTCTGTTAACTTTTCTATCTTACCTTTTTCATTGAGATAGTACGAAGAATGCAATAGCACTTTTTCGAAAGCACCTTTTACAAAAATCATCTGTTTGTCCTCAGAATCAATAACTTTTGTCGCCATATATTTGCGGCTAGAATTAAAAGGAAGTTCTTCGATCTTTCTTACAGTGTTTCTCACATCCTGTAATCCAAACTTTGGTAATTGTTCTAATAAGGCAACATCTGTTGGATTACCTAAATGCCTTCCATGGTCATGAGAAAAAGTAGCATTATTGCATACATTCCCAATAAACAGCGTATTTTTGACATCTTCAGTCAGGTAATTCTGTAAATTAGTagacttcttcttttccaaGTTCAACACATTTAATTTGTTGGCCATACTACCTAAACACCAAAGCTTTGAAACGGTCATATGATTAGAAGTAAGGGTGCCGGTTTTATCAGAACAAATAACGTTCACAGAACCGAGAGTCTCGACACTTGGCAGTCTTCTGACAATAGCCTTACGTTTTGCCATTCTTAGTACCCCAAGAGCTAAGGTAACGGCCACAATGATGGGTAAACCTTCTGGAATAGCTGCCACAGCTAAAGAAACAGAAATTTGGAACATTTCTAACCAGGATCTCCCTTGTATGATACCAACAAAACAAATGAAgccaataataataaaactGAATAAAGACAAATCCTTTCCCAGCTTATCCATGGATAGTTGCAGAGGTGTCTTCGGCTTTTCAATGTTACTCATCATTTCAAAGACAGAACCGAAAGAAGTGTTAGTTCCGGTACCGACGACAATACCTTTACCGTGACCTTCTTTCACCAAAGTACCCATATATGCGATGCAAGTACGGTCTGCTATTGGGACAATCGCATTGGGCTGATCGTTATAACTGTCTCTATTTAttggtgatgatgatttgtGAACTGGTTCATTCTCGCCCGTTAAATtactttcatcaattgtGAGGTCAAATGATTCAATTATTCTTATGTCTGCGGGAATTCTGTcaccaattttgaaacGTACTAAATCACCTGGAACTAGGTATGAAGCCAGAACATTTGAGGCTTTGCCAGCCCTTATCAAATGGCACTCAGCTGGAACTAATTTGTTGAGAGCCTCTAAAGATTTCTCAGATCTATATTCTTGCACAAATCCAACGGtaacaacaataaaaattgcCAAAGTAATACTGATAGCATCATCGATATTTCCCATAAAGAAAGAGACTAAAGCAGAACCGATTAATAACAAGATTAAACGATCTTCAACAAAAGTCATAAGGAATTTTTTGAGTAATTGTTCGTCCTCCTCAGTTGAGATCTCATTAGGTCCATATTGATCTCTTCTATAGTTTGCTTCATCTGGTGATTCGAGACCTGATTCAGAATTTGTACGAAGTTTTTCCAGAGTTTCTTGTACCGTGAGAAAACAGAACTCGAGAGAAGAGGTCGGTTTCGAAAGCAACTCAGAAGTTGCCTCTAGTAGGAGTTTATCCTCATTTTTGTCATTCAAATATGACTCAAATGGATTATCTGTCATTAAATTACCTCCActaaaatgaatatattctttATAACAGCTAGAGAAAAAAGCGTTCTTGAAATAACGAGTGGCAAACGGAACTAATTAGTGCTACAGGGAAATGAATGAGGTCTTTGAATAGCTTCTACGGCCTAAAAGCTATAGATTAGCAAACCTGAGATTGGTGTGTTTATAGATATTGTATATTTGCTAAGGTGAATGAAATTGCTTTTGTCTTCGcgatattttttcaattgacgtttttttttgcacGTTGAACGAAACGTGCTgctttcaatgatttcGAAGGGCTGCACTTATTTACTATTAGTTCAGAAAACAAATTGGTAGAAACTTTAAATAGATTGTGATATAAGTATACATTTAAGAAAAGGTTTTCTAATTTTAGCCTAGCTTTGTTTTATAAAATGTCGTATCAGTAGTCCCATTAATCCCGCTACGAGCTTGCATGACTCGATTATATCATATAATAGTTAACAATGATGCATATATTAGCTCTTCCTTCTTTACTAGCTCTGTGATAATCACTGATATCTATCTTAAACAAATTAATTTGTTTGGGGATATGTAAGCCAGTAAAGTATCAACAAATGTTATTTTCCCCAACCAACCGTTTATCCTTTACTACATAGAACAAATCTAAAATTTTACGGTCGACACTTACAATATCTTATATCTATACAATATAGGCATTCATCCCAACTTTTTGAAGGGCAACATTATTTTAGAAAGATTACTGCTGTCAgacatttttctttagaTTGATAGGCATGACAAACTCGTTAAATGACATCGTGTCCATTTTtatgattgaaaaattataaattgtttttcttgaatagGTATTCCACGCCTTTGAAGTTCAAGGTACACTATCCATAATGCttatttttgtaaatttgagGGCAATAAATTGCgtagaaaaatattttcttgcaTTCAGGGTTTCCTTGATGGAAGTATCATTCCAAACTTTCGATTAAGAAGGGCAAAAAATTTAGGGCCTTACAATACGATAGTTACTGTAATAGTGTACTGAAATGTACACTTTTTCGTTACTGGTACAAGACCCTACCGAATGGTATCCAAAGGGCAGATCGTGAAGTTTCTAACTGAAACTACTGCCATTCCATCGTCAACTATAATAAATtgtttattgaaaatgatttacaTTGTTAAATAGAGAACAATTAAAACTTAATTGActtatttattgtattttaGATTGAATAAAGGCAAGTATGGTATTTtgtttaaaaaaaatggaaacaGATTATTCTTTCTCGACGGTTTAGTGACTTACATCGTTTTTCGAATCCATCTGAAGCAGCGTTCTATAGTAACCAAAAAGTTAATTatccttttcattttcctttaatATATCATTAAGACCTGATTGCTGAGGATTGGCTGTGACTCTTAAGCTATCATCATAAGCAAATTTCCTGTAAGTAAAATAAGCTCCAGAGCACAACGCGACACTCACGGCCAAAAACAAAGGTGTTAGTTCAATAGGAACAGTTTTGCTAACCTTTTTGTTCTACAGCAATGAAAAAACTTACgaagttttcaaattaacGGTCAGTACACATTTTATTCACTTCAATTATGAGCCATCAGCAAAAACAATATTGTTCAAGCCCCTAAGAAAACATAACATACCGCAACATTAAGGAGTACCTGTGAAGATCTCATATTGTCAGGACTATAGCAGATGAGGATTAGATAATATCAAAAGGTGATATGAATTGTCagtatataattttttataaatattaacATGAATATATATGCTTCTCACTCCTTATTTTCATAGTCCGAAGATTATGAAACATCGATGCCGGTATCCGAGCCAACCATATTGGagttaaaaaaatagtCTTACAATAGTTTTGATGTCCATTTGTTTAAAAGAGTCGAGCTAGTTGAGGTCTAGCAAGTAGCTcttcttatatatatttcagCCGAAATTGTATGTTGTGCATCACAGTCTCTTGATGCTATTGCAGGTCATTTCATAAACTAGCCAGCTTACCGCAGTAGAAGGTACCACTTTTAGTAAATTAGCCTCTAATCCCTTATAGTAGCCTCGAAGGCCTTCTGTTCGAGCAATTGTCTTCAGAGCATCATAAATGCCTGTATAGTAGAATCCCAACTCATTATTGCCCATTGTCAGTATCTGAAATCTTCGCCGGAGTAAATCAAAAGGATAGGTGAGAGTCTGCGCTACCCCTCCACTTATCGCGCCAATAGTTAGCATATAAGTATTTTGCTTTAAGGAAGATTTCAAGTTGTTGACATCCTCCTCTTTAGGTAAATATTCTCTTAATTGCTCGTAAATAGTAAAGTTTAATGCTACGTATGGAATAATCCCCAGAGAGGTGGGCCAAATGCCTCTAAATAATCCAAATACTTTACCTTCTTCTCTATAAACTTTGCTGAATAATTGCCAAAATCCAGGTGGCTTTAAAGTATTGGCAGCTTTActatttcttaaattttcTAGGTTCGACGTTTGAATTGACAGCCtagttttcaataaatctaaTGGATATGTAGCAATAATACTGCAACCGCCACATAAGGCACCACTGATCAAACGCTGGACATTGGTTAATTGCGCCACTGCACTATTCTTATCAACGTGAAATATGTTTTTCTTACAATAATCATAAACAACGAACTGAACTGCACTATATGGGAATACTCTTATACAGTTGAGACCGTTTCCACGGAATAAACCCTTGACATTCTCTTCTTTATAAACTTGAGATATGGCCTTAAATACACCATTATTGTATGGAGCTCTTGTACTTTGAACTTGTAATAGAATTTTGACTCTCTCAAAGGGTGAAACTACTGTCCTGGATACTGCCCCAGCGATTCCACCTGATACGAATGTAACGTTCGActcattttgtaaaatggTCTGTGCCGTTGAAACCATCTCATTCATTTGAGAATAAGATGGATGATACTTGATTCTGACGAGGATTGTATCTTGAGATGATCTATTTGGTAAATAATAATCTTGCTCCGTTTATCTTCACGAACCTTATTGTAAAATGGAAAAGCGGGCCCACTGattgattttcaaatttcacGTTTAGTCGAGGTGAGGCTATTCTGGAATCAgagttcaataaatttctcGGTGCCCTGCCAAAAAACAAAACTTGACAAAACTTATTGGAAAGGACATCTTATGTTGACTATTTCGCTGTTTTTAATCAAGAACAAGAACTGTGTAATGACCCTCTTACCATCAAAGATCTGATGAgggaatattttttcttgcaatCGTCAATTGAAACAATCAAAGAGCCTTATTACAAGCTGAAATTGTCGAGTCGATGTTTGCAGACAACATACAGGATTGAAAGATTCCGGCTGAACTGCATAAATGAGATTACTATGCAAATGAAGGTCGACCCTACATaaaacaagaaagaaacaacaaaaagaaaaatgaaatgcaatttccaaaaataaCTGTGAGGCGCATATATACCTACACAACAACAATTGCATACCACGATGTTCTACCAGCATTCATTCTGACGTTAACGAGGACGAATATTGTTAGTTGGAAAGGTATGGTGTATTACCGGTGTATATCGCTCTGCACTGGTAGTTCCATATCAAGACAGTTGTGGCTTGATATTTCTCCGATTTAATTGATTCTTTACCCACCCGTAAGGTTTTCCACACAATCATTGGTATATCTTGCGTTgtattttgaaacaatacTGCACTGTATACGGACAATACCCTCAGTTGTTTCTCCCTTAACGTATCGTAGGCAATGAACGCGTCGCATAGAATATGCACCCGACGGCTGCAGGAAATTCTCTTCAACGTCAACATctcaaatgaatttttaacCACGATTATGGAAATCATGTGTCGGAAGCCATTCATGCAATAAGGGAAACTGCTAGAATCGCATGGAATTCTTAGTTCTTAAACCCGGGAACCCCATGGATCCAGTAAGCACGCCTTACTTCACATATAGCTTGCTTTCTCgcattcaataataactTTAACTTTAATTAACTTTGGTTCATAAAATACGgattttatttcaattttttgaagtatcACATTCTTCTTAAAGGTTTAGGATGGCTGAACAGACCGTGGTTTAAAGACTAAAAACGTACCATATGcaaaattagatgaaaaCATCGAATGTATAGTGAAGTCTTTTCGGGGACAAGAGAACCCAAGTCTCCTTTCTTGGTTCCACAGAGAGGGTTTAATCCGTTCGAAAGACTCTTGTGAGACAGCTACAGTTTTACAACAAATCTTTATGCCGCACATTCATTacaagaaatcaaaataataaagtaTACTTCTTCTTGTATGATATATCGGCATAAGTCTCGTCAAAATCTTTGACAGTGTCTCTCTTTGACTCttgtttaattttttcttcttctataaTCCAAAAGGCAAccagaaaatgatttttaatgaatatttttgtaaaCAATTGGTAGGATCAATTATATGGCTCTTGAGGggcaaataaaaaaaatgtagCGTTTCAATCGTGGTGatacaaaaattaagaaCTTGCAATACCATCAATTAAAAAAGTCAAATCATGAACTTGAGTCGAAATTTGAAGCTGTTTCTATCAGCTTAAATAGAGAACGATTAATAGATAAAAAGTATTAGAGTAAAAAGCAAACTCAATtggaatatatttattaaatttttatagGAGATTATTTACTTGTGCAATACGCAATACTTCCAGTACAGtgaaaaaacaaattt
Coding sequences within it:
- the ICL2 gene encoding methylisocitrate lyase ICL2 (similar to Saccharomyces cerevisiae ICL2 (YPR006C); ancestral locus Anc_8.103); its protein translation is MNFPKTSIKVIARQQHMGTRNVNSLNEFVKSQVKEVEEWWKQDRFQRIKRSYSALDVVKHRGSLGLEDTKYPSSFQAKKLYNLLENKFLARQPVHTLGIIDPVQMTQLAKCEGIPVAYVSGWACSSTNVSSTNEVAPDFGDYPYDTVPNQVERMFKAQKLHDRKSFLDAVNSGSPLYNYMKPIIADADMGHGGPTAVMKLAKLFAEKGAAAVHIEDQLMGGKRCGHLGGIVLAPVSTHVTRLIATRLQWDIMGTENLIIARTDACNSRLIGSSSDPRDHQYIKGTIGSNVTAWVDSLTEMKSKSIDYKGVSEAEAQWYETHELFTYDEAVERQISAEEYNKYQGLKSKQMEATKKRWLSLREMRSIAKEASPKKTVIFDWDAPRTNDGYYMFKGCMEAAIERSLIFAPYADMIWLETKTPNLEEAKEFSRKIHSFCPHIKLVYNLSPSFNWCAYGFSADNLKGFIWDLAKEGFVLQLISLAGVHVNGVNFWELAKGFEHDGMLAYVDQVQKRKNTNCDLLTHQRWSGVEYVDSILSLVQNGATSHTRSTGGDSFTEVQF
- the REC8 gene encoding Rec8p (similar to Saccharomyces cerevisiae REC8 (YPR007C); ancestral locus Anc_8.104), which gives rise to MVSLPQASLLNNHDSLSSNVTIVWLLASLGSGTSRRGTSSVAIETKNVKKKDILDICIPETCQLIESNESNLPLRHVSNLLYGVAVCYNRKAEYVLSDLTNLLSLVQRNIHYTIIGNGKSTTTQSAKQKSQGPQVVTKNIFLNDDPNFDISYIGNFEEYLDENLQALHVEPESEAIKRQDYINEVSNSNKYEYATNTTSFETHFNRPSTLDELPIDMDFNLELEDIISHQGTIMRTHTSSHTGSNDLDFDYQEKDISLNMSEDVINRSESVNFALGLPGSNDARKQDAHISFKKRAGSPLDKEYNKKAKRNGHLLHIPPKLIKFDGKISLSTDVLKRNHEHYLDFMSVLNQKVRAEKNGTSARYNTNAFDYQPELLFETWRSLLHDVPHEILSLPFGVSEEFVQTKTQLPDTFTMSRMNSTRSEEQGRKQSKIGYNSGSFLDSESNRSLYEIDVRESNDMILNLGQINEDLEEQTYLHEAGRHEVFSEHSNKEQLEESSQDFLNLNFNLPPSSLGRSTSRSSTWRKRKEEDTIDILEASTKRRTALENKEKSDSGSLIQTISVHEKNNNSLQPILDNPTRKFYDYLKEKSYFIGKATYSSPPFKKKLLFEDVVPSTITDAEATVSKSIAASAFFTLLDLASKDLISVRFFQDNIGDETESFLIRNSDDIIIYV
- the HAA1 gene encoding Haa1p (similar to Saccharomyces cerevisiae CUP2 (YGL166W) and HAA1 (YPR008W); ancestral locus Anc_8.106); its protein translation is MVLRNGIKYACERCIRGHRVTTCNHSDQPLMMIKPKGRPSTTCAYCKELRKNKSAKLQGTCTCGRQEKRRLAQKAKEDARAKAKELERSNCKCSADTTCTHHGSKPQNKKLRGKFLERATSSTSLDSAFLSSHSIYSDSSNFSSTFLDSDINPGRISKDYHHVASLASISSLQSSQSLDQSLSSPHSPPSHPQFNFLSDFDSLTQSTSQVNLLENVDFTPNSTNKLKEHISSGRSNVGEVLVPLEEYIPPDIDGIGNVNDKTNMLNGFSPNDNSIKDNQNETPPNRTGLDSATIQTNPREAGQIRMHPSHGLFDMFSDVSSISTLSRANLLLQKHNVKNVEPEEGISRDIRHSTDFNGVRSNFAGQMQSYKENSTNNVGEAQSTQSVEVLSITPSFMDIPSCEHIGGRNYSAQCNSVAAKVRSSSIDKNHKYPKNINDANISSMIKEENNEFGGFEANVETENNSRRIVSSSDLQITPGEITGPIVVKEEIPENSTVDTAQSWVLNSPLLSEQGFADLDNFMSTL